Below is a genomic region from Glaciihabitans sp. INWT7.
GGCGATGAGGCGGTCGCGCTTGCCGAGGCGCACACGGGTCTGCTCGGACAGCTCCTCTTCAGAGGGTCCCTCGTCGGAGATTGCTGGCGAGGGGGTCTGGTCGGTCATGCGGGATGTGCTCCTGAGGGTCTGCGGCTCGCCCAAGTTTACGTGCACGGCGAGCTGCCCTCGCGGCGGGGGAGGCGCCCGGTCGCGGCGGGCACATCACCTCGCGGCGGGAGGTGTAACCCTCTCCACGACGGCACTTCGCCGCCGCGAGCGATTGGTGAACTCGTATCCCCCGCCGCGAGAGGGATGGCGAGGCCGCTCAGGAGTGGATGCCCGTGAGGAAGATCTCTTCGTTGTCGATCAGTCTCGTGGTGCCGACCCGGGCGGCGACGAGCACGACGGCCCGCCCCTGGTAGCCGTCGTCGACGGGGAGGAAGGTGCCCGGGTCGACGATCACGAGGTAGTCGAGCTCGACGAGATGCTCCCCCATCAGCACCGATTGGGCGGCGGCGAGCACAGCGTCGATGCCGCGATCGGCGGACGAGTCGGCCGCCTCGAGCGCGAGGGAGAGACCCCGCGCTGCCCGCTTCTCCTTCGCGTCGAGAAACCGGTTGCGGCTGGAGAGGGCGAGACCGTCGTGCTCGCGAACGGTCGGCACGACGTCGACCTCGATCGGGAGGTCGAGATCGACGATCATGCACTTCACGAGGAAGACCTGCTGGGCATCCTTCTGGCCGAACAAGACCACGTCGGGCCGCGCGATGTTCAGCAGCTTGGAGACGACGGTGAGCACGCCGTCGAAGTGGCCGGCGCGGGTGCGGCCCTCATAGAGCGAACCGATGCGGCCGGCGGTGACGCGGGTGTCGCTCGCGCCGCTCGGGTACATCTCGGTGACGCTCGGCGCGAACACCGCCGCGACGCCGAACGGTTCCAGCTGCGCCAGGTCGTCGGGCAGGGTGCGCGGGTAGCGGTCGATGTCCTCGCTCGGGCCGAACTGCAGGGGGTTGATGAAGATCGAGACGATCACG
It encodes:
- the panC gene encoding pantoate--beta-alanine ligase yields the protein MPIAVAETISELRTITAEARATGKRVALVPTMGALHAGHLALVQRASTIADVVIVSIFINPLQFGPSEDIDRYPRTLPDDLAQLEPFGVAAVFAPSVTEMYPSGASDTRVTAGRIGSLYEGRTRAGHFDGVLTVVSKLLNIARPDVVLFGQKDAQQVFLVKCMIVDLDLPIEVDVVPTVREHDGLALSSRNRFLDAKEKRAARGLSLALEAADSSADRGIDAVLAAAQSVLMGEHLVELDYLVIVDPGTFLPVDDGYQGRAVVLVAARVGTTRLIDNEEIFLTGIHS